From the Juglans microcarpa x Juglans regia isolate MS1-56 chromosome 7D, Jm3101_v1.0, whole genome shotgun sequence genome, the window TAAACTCTGCAGGTTTTTGGCTAAGATACTAGTACCTGAAGGTTCAAAGGATGTACCTGTTGGACAACCAATTGCAATTACGGTAACCTGTGATAATCCTTTATCCATGattgccttttcttttcatggaaAACCATCTTCAGTTAATTTCCTTTTAGGGAACATATTCAATTTGTACAATGTTTTCttgatagaaaatatatatatatatatatattgtggggcatctattatcattttgagaatattattaGGTGAAAATTCTTGTCCCTCTCCCCTCTTCATTTCTTATGTTAGTTTTAGGCTAcaattaagtatttaattttttcttttttttttttagaaaagataAATGCtgttcaaatattattatgcTTTTAGGGGATCTGATATTTTAAAGCCTTCTCTATCCTAAATCTTTtacaaactaatttttctttgttGGTGTTACCCTTAAGTTTTAATACATGACAGTGCTGTTTTAATTGCTTTTCAGTACTTTTGTTTGAGTATATATCCAAGGAATTAATTGTTGTCTAAACTAACTTATGTGTATATACTAGGTTGAGGATCCAGATGATATCCAAAATGTCCCTGCTGCTGTGACAGGTGGATCTGAGgttaaagaagaaaattcaaCAAATAAGTATGTGGAAAATGATGATGTGGTCCTAGAGAAGAATTCTATCAAGACAAGTACAGCTGACCTTCCTCCTCATGTTATTCTTGATATGCCAGCATTATCCCCAACTATGgtaagaaagaagagaaactgGTCTCTTCCCAGATTATCATGCTGAATTCTGTCCTCCTGCAGAAGCTTAAGGCTGCTTTTATATGCTTGTACAGAATCAGGGAAATATTGCAAAGTGGCGAAAGAAAGAAGGAGACAAGGTTAGTTGTCTTTAATATAAGGTTTTAAATCTGCTACTGCACTACTTCTTGCTTTTGAGTTAGTGTGTATAGAACAATTGCGCTAATAATTCCTCTTGATCATTTTTTTGAACTGACAGATAGAAGTGGGTGATGTTATATGTGAGATAGAGACAGATAAAGCTACCCTCGAATTTGAAAGTCTCGAAGAGGGGTAATATTCTCTTTCCTTACGCTTAGTTTGTTGTTGTACAGTCATTTATTTTGGCTGATACTAGATATGGAAGTGATACATAGTCCATGTCTTAAGatgatatttatttgtttggagTCTAGATCACCATTGTGTTTGCAAGTATGATTGGTGTGTGGTCACTGACACCATTAGAACATGTCCATAATAGCGAGTTTAATAATGTTGAAATGTAACATAATTGCGGCTCAATTATGGATTTACAGCTTTTGGATCTAATGCTAGTGccagttttcttttcatatttcttcTTGGTGATGTGCAGATGCTTGAATTGTTATTAATGATGCCCTCTGTAGGTTACCCCCAATTTGTTTGCATGCATTTTTATGTGGATTGTTGGCTGTAGGTACTTGGCTAAGATACTAGCACCTGAAGGTTCAAAGGATGTGGCTGTGGGACAACCTATTGCAGTAACAGTAAGTGTGATAATGCTTTTACAGCTGTATAAAATGCTTTTCACCTTAAGGGTGCAAATGGTTTCAGTCCACACCTGTAAATGCTGACATTGTTGTGATCTAAGTTTTAATTTGTCTTGTTGCCCCTCCTTCCCCCCAGTTGCTTGTTTGGTAGTTTCTTCCAGAATTTTTACTTCATGGAAATGttatcctttaatttttattagggTTCTAGCAACTTGCACCAAATGTAAACACTATTGCCTGTTGTTTTGCAAGGTCGAGGATCCATCTGATCttgaaatagtaaaaaatagtgTTAGCAGTGGTTCAGGAATCAGAGAGGAAAAGCCATCACATCACGTTGATAGAAATGAAGTTAAAGCACAGAAAACAAGCATTGCAAGGATTAGTCCATCTGCAAAGTTGTTAATTACAGAATATAGATTGGATTCATCGTTATTAATGGCATCAGGTGCTCATGGTACGCTGCTGAAGGGGGATGTTTTAGATGCAATTAAGTCAGGAAAAGGATCTTCAAAAGTATTTTCATCTAAAGAGGGGAAACCTCCATCACCTCAAACCCATGTAAAAGCTTCCCCCACAGTTTCACCAGATTCAAGGTCTCAATTAAAGCAGTCAGATTCTTTTGAAGATTTTCCCAATAGTCAAATTCGCAAGGTAGGTTTTATTCGACTGGTTGTTACGTTTGAGCAATGTTCTTTCTGTTTAGAATAGAATGGTTTTTCTTGTCATGTAGTTTCTTGGATTGAAATTTAAGAGAATATCACTGAATTCCTAGCTCATTACCTTTgctacatttttaaatttttatttatttttttatttcggggaacctctccaaggtaaGGCCCTTCGGAGCCACTCCTGCAGAGTAAATCTCGTTCCCGTtcaccgcaccctcggaagtttccttATACAGAACTGGTTAAATTACTGGCTTCTCACTAGGGGTGTGGCCctaaaggattgtttgcacccataaGTTGTTGAACTTGGACCTTGAAAGGAGTGATACCCCAAAAAAAGTTCATAGAAGGCTCTAACACTAGCCATGCTAGTGGCCTAGAGTACAATATATTCAAAAGACTAGATGACCACAGTGTAGTTTATCACTATGGGAAGGTGATAAACACAAAAATTTGTTTCATGAGAAGTTAGAGGTTCAACAATACAAGGCATGATGAGAATAAGGTGGATAAGGTGGTCTAGAGAAGATTCTTTGACTGCCCCAGAACCAGGAGTCATTGGTTCAAGCTGATCAACCTCCAGGACAAGGAGAAAAGCCCAAGGGAAACACAGTAATGTGTTCTCTCGTAGATtgaataatataaagaaaaggaATTCTATCAATGATTCACTAGTCAATAATTCTTACTCATTTAGATGAGAGATCCTATTGACTTGTAACCCccaggggttggctcaagtggtaaaggccttggccTTGGGAGTATGCTCCCCTTatgtctaaggttcaaatccttttgggtgcaaacaatctctaggggccatcggattgagagatttttctcttgaattatccgaggtacacttgcaggaaactccttgccgatcatctgtgcacccctgggattagtcgagACACTATTcctagacacccggtgccaataataaagaaaaaagatctcATTGACTCGTCTTGACATGGACCTTAGTAGGTATAATGGGGAATTTgtgtcaaaatatttaattaaaaaataataagatgagtAACTAAAAACTCAACCACTTTGTTGcatgaaaacaaatatttttttttataagtaataatattatatatatatcaataggagtaaccaagtacactggacgtatacaagaaaacacctaacccatacaagagagcccctaattacccaaaagcccatgaaaacctacctaaaatacaccaagcccgaaaTGGAATGTAACACACTTCCCTGACCCTAGCCCCTAGATTCTGTAAAAACCCTCTACCCGAAAGCCCTCCCTTTTAGCCTTCCTTTGACTTGAACTAGCTCCCTTAGTattgtagttgattgcccaagaaagattctttaactccctgcttttgttaaacttagatttggtttcaagcgcgtaGCTCGCCTCAATTGTAGAaagtagtgctttaaattggtcttcatattctccATGTTTTCCATATGAAGGTCCCAAGGTTTGTAGAAACCTGCTATCTTTATTCAGAATCCAATCTAATGTTGAACCTGCTATATCGTTAATTGAaggaagagaaaccaggggAATGACATTATCCCCAGCCACAGTACCTGACTCCACTCCCGACtctaaaccttcccccacaTGAGGCACCAACGACAATTCTAAACCTTCCCCCACGCGAGGCACCAATGACAAATTGAGAATTTCCTTCACGCCAAATGGTTGCTCGACAACTATATGGTTGTTGTCCCCTCCATCTGTTACCATTATAGGTTCCTCCCCTCCATCAACATTGCTTGTATTTGCTCCACCCCTTGACAATCCTTGCCCGTTTGCCGTGCCTGCTTCCTCAATAGGGGAAGCACTTCCTTTTGTTATCCCGTTTGCATCTTCTATAAGAGGTTCGACTGTTTCTTCCAAAGTACTCGAAACCTTGGGGGGACCCCCTCTTCAACTAAAAATGAACTCTGGACAAAAGTACTAACTTCATCTGCAACTGGTGCCTGAGACCCTATAGCTCCCTCAGAAGGCATAGTGACACTGGCATGAACAAAGATGCCAGCGTCCAACGACCCTATCGTTGACAACACCCTTTGCCTGCACACTTTCCATCACACTTGCCGTCACACTTGTTCCCATGACTAGGTCCAgccccttatccactttaatcatcagATCTCTTACAATTCCATAACTCCCTTCAATTGAGATTTGACATCCCACAAGACccacaaaacaaatatattccGAAACAGTTAAAAGCTGACTTTTTGCATACTTCTTGTGCTTGGGCTACACCCCTTTTGACTTTAATTGATAAGTCTATTTTGTCAAAAAAGTATATGTAATGTCTGGTCAAGCATTTTCATTCCTTAACAGCTAGTTAATTCATGTTTTTATGTACCCTTAAGGGCCACTGTTTTGTGCAATCGTAAAAGTCTTAACCGATCCCATAGAAATGtgtggatttaatttttttttttttttataatgcgTGGGTTGAATTCTCGAGAACAACCACTCCATGCAAACATGCAAAAGGTAAGAACTGTTTTCATATCTCTCCAAGTAGGATCCTGCTAAAAGGACCAAAACTTGAAATGCCCTTAAGTGACAAATCCAATACATAGGTCTACTAGAACTTTATGTCTGATGTACGAGCACAGTTGATATGATAAACAAGGGAAATTAATGTGTACGCTATGCAAATATGAaacgcgcacacacacacgttACATATTTGCGTCAGCTATACAGGAAGTGTTATTACTACGTTTAAATACCTAACACGACCTGTATTTTAGCCATTGCTTTAGATCCATGTTTAAAATTGAATTCCAATCTAAATTATGGGCTACCAATAACGATACCTTTGAGCTTTACAACCTCTGATTTTTAGGCTCTTATTCTCTTATTTGACTATgaactttcctttttcttttccttttttatttagtgaGGGGAGAGGGGGAGGTGCTTGAGTTGCGGTTGATGGTTACTGGTGCTGTTAACATTATGATTTAATATTATGCAGGTGATAGCTAGAAGGTTATTagattcaaaacaaaacacaccgcatttatatttatcatcagGTTCTGACACTCTATGGTCTACTCTTTATCTTTGTTAATGCTGATATTCTATGGCTGCTAATATAATTTATCTGTCTGAAATACTCGATGTTCATCAGACGTTATACTGgatcctcttctttctcttagGAAGGAACTCAAAGGTAAGGAATATTACTTCAAATCTTTTCCTTTGGTTTCGTGGGCACGAGTACTCTGGCGGATCATTCATTTAAGTTTCCCACTTACAGAGCAGCATGATGTTAAAGTTTCAGTGAATGACATTGTCATCAAAGCTGTTGCTGTTGCTCTGAGAAATGTACCAGAGGCAAATGGTAAAGACATATCACTTAGATGGTGTTCTACGTAAACTACTCGATGCCTGTATAATTGGTGTGCAGGACTTCTTTTTTTCACTCTTGCTCTTCGTATTGCCTGTTTCTGATTGTTATATTCACAAGTCTTGccaacttttcttttctatcaTTCCAGCAACCTTTAGCTTGTCTTCCTGTTGATTAATGTAGATGTTCCTTTCCATTATTGGTTTGTATTAGCAGCTATCCCTCTTCGGGGGAATTGTATTAGAGATACATGTTTGACATCTTTTTACTTAATACAAGTTTGGGAGTATTTCCTTAAATTACCTGCATTGAAATTATGCACCAGTGCTTGTTTGAGGATGTTTCCTGTGTATTATTTGTCTGTCAGATTGATGAATTCAATGGAATATGTTGCTTGGTgctatatttaaataatactGAGGAGTTCATTACTTTTAATGCTGGATGGTTTGTTTGTGTGCATACGTAGATTCAGAAATGCTTGCATGTTTATATCTTCAGATGGTTTTGGTTTAGTTTTATCTAGAAAACAGAAATCTCTCTATAGTATTCTAATGCTTAA encodes:
- the LOC121238597 gene encoding dihydrolipoyllysine-residue acetyltransferase component 1 of pyruvate dehydrogenase complex, mitochondrial isoform X2; the encoded protein is MGRWCQALLFCSFYFLEYGFTTLKKMMKICLSIYADPSHTVLQMPALSPTMNQGNIAKWRKKEGDKIEVGDVLCEIETDKATLEFESLEEGFLAKILVPEGSKDVPVGQPIAITVEDPDDIQNVPAAVTGGSEVKEENSTNKYVENDDVVLEKNSIKTSTADLPPHVILDMPALSPTMNQGNIAKWRKKEGDKIEVGDVICEIETDKATLEFESLEEGYLAKILAPEGSKDVAVGQPIAVTVEDPSDLEIVKNSVSSGSGIREEKPSHHVDRNEVKAQKTSIARISPSAKLLITEYRLDSSLLMASGAHGTLLKGDVLDAIKSGKGSSKVFSSKEGKPPSPQTHVKASPTVSPDSRSQLKQSDSFEDFPNSQIRKVIARRLLDSKQNTPHLYLSSDVILDPLLSLRKELKEQHDVKVSVNDIVIKAVAVALRNVPEANAYWSVEKGEVILCDSVDISIAVATEKGLMTPIVRNADQKTISSISLEVKELAEKARAGKLLPNEFQGGTFSISNLGMFPVDNFCAIINPPQSGILAVGRGNKVVEPVIGSDGVEKPAIVTKMNLTLSADHRVFDGKVGGAFLSALRSNFSDIRRLLL
- the LOC121238597 gene encoding dihydrolipoyllysine-residue acetyltransferase component 1 of pyruvate dehydrogenase complex, mitochondrial isoform X1, whose protein sequence is MALSRLRHPVKVISCAPSLLLRARLLSSVASRSLFRSPHVQNLLLGGHGSLLRPASLCMLTGVHENSLKLKPWVGGVKHFSSADPSHTVLQMPALSPTMNQGNIAKWRKKEGDKIEVGDVLCEIETDKATLEFESLEEGFLAKILVPEGSKDVPVGQPIAITVEDPDDIQNVPAAVTGGSEVKEENSTNKYVENDDVVLEKNSIKTSTADLPPHVILDMPALSPTMNQGNIAKWRKKEGDKIEVGDVICEIETDKATLEFESLEEGYLAKILAPEGSKDVAVGQPIAVTVEDPSDLEIVKNSVSSGSGIREEKPSHHVDRNEVKAQKTSIARISPSAKLLITEYRLDSSLLMASGAHGTLLKGDVLDAIKSGKGSSKVFSSKEGKPPSPQTHVKASPTVSPDSRSQLKQSDSFEDFPNSQIRKVIARRLLDSKQNTPHLYLSSDVILDPLLSLRKELKEQHDVKVSVNDIVIKAVAVALRNVPEANAYWSVEKGEVILCDSVDISIAVATEKGLMTPIVRNADQKTISSISLEVKELAEKARAGKLLPNEFQGGTFSISNLGMFPVDNFCAIINPPQSGILAVGRGNKVVEPVIGSDGVEKPAIVTKMNLTLSADHRVFDGKVGGAFLSALRSNFSDIRRLLL